The Candidatus Hydrogenedentota bacterium DNA segment CTGGCCGAAAGCATGCCTGCAATGGCCGCGTCTTTGCCGGCCGTGGCCGCGCCTGTTTCGCCGCGGCGTTTCGGAATGTTCGTCGCTGCGGGCGTGGTCGGGGCCGCACTCGTCTCCGTCACGCTCGCATGGGTGCTTATCCGTCGCGAAGGAGGTCCCATATGAATCTGTCAGCCGCGCCCGGCGTCATGTCCGTGCCTGCGCCCTCCGCCAGGATTGTGCGCAGGGTTACCCTGTGGGGTCTGCTCGTCAACTTGTTGCTGTCCGCGACCAAGTTTGTGACGGGAATCATGTCGGACAGCCAGGCGCTCGTCGCGGACGCCTTTCATAGCCTCAGCGACTCGGTCACGGACATTGTTGTCATTGTTGGGGCACCGTTCTGGTCTGCGCCCGCGGACTCGGACCATCCCTATGGTCATGGCCGCATTGAGACCATGGTCACGGTGGTCATCGGCGTCATGCTAGGCATCGTGGGCCTTGCCTTGGCGTATAACGCGCTGGCAACTCTGGCCGTGGAAGACACGACAAACCCCGGCTGGCTGGCCTTCGTCGTCGCGTGCCTCTCCATTGTGGTCAAAGAGTGGCTGTACCGATGGACCGCGCGCGTGGGGCGGCGGATCAAGTCCTCCGCGATGATCGCCAACGCCTGGCACCACCGCTCCGACGCGTTCAGCTCGATCCCTGTGGCAGTCGCCGTGCTCGGTGCGCAGATTCGACCCTCCTGGACCTTTCTCGACCACGTCGCCGCGCTGCTCGTGGCCTTGATGATCATGCAGGCCACGTGGCGGATTATTGCGCCCGCGCTGCAGCAATTGAGCGAAGCCGGGGTGTCCGAGATCGAAAACAAAGTCCTTGATGGCCTCGCCCGCGACACGGCCGGCGTGCGGTCCGTGCATGGCATACGTACGCGTCGGCTGGGACCGGGCCTGTTCGTGGACCTGCACGTGCTCGTCGACCCCGGCCTTACGGTACATGAGGGGCACGAGATCGCGCGCGCCGTCAAGCAGCGGCTTCTGCACGAGGGGGAGGACGTGGTCGACGTGCTGGTGCACATCGAACCGTTCGAGGAAGAAGCCGAGACCAGGCGCGCGTGAGCGGGCGTCTATTCGGGAATCCGCACGCGCTCGTGGAATTCCCGCGCCGCCGCGACGGCGGCGGCTTCGTCCGCGACATTGGTGACGCCGCCGAGGTACCGGCCCTCCACGAAGACCGCATCATGGAATCCCGCCGCGATGCGCCCCACGACAAGGCCTCCTTCCTCCGGCGGCAGTATGCGCGCGCTTTCGCCGTAACGCTGCAGGTACTCGAGGTATTTCTCGCATTTCTCCCGCGCGGCCGCCTCGGAATCCTGCCGCGACAGGAACACCGTAATCGCGCCGTCCCCGCGCTTATACTCCGCCGTGAACGTGTCGGTCATGAAATCCAGCGCCAAGGCATCGGCCTTGAAATAACGGGGCGAGTCGGGCACGAGCCCCTCCTCGGGGAACGCGGCCAAACCCCACGGCGACTCCGGCTCGTCCGGTAGCCGCGCCGCCAGTTGTCCGGCGAGTTCCAGGGCGGTCCGCCGCAAGAGCGCATTCTCGCTTCCGCCGAGGAAACATGCGTAATAGCGGCCTTTCCAGAAGAACACGTCTGTGTCCGTATGGTAGGCGCCCCGGCCCAGGCGGAGCGGTGGGCTGCCGGGCCAGCGCTCGACGGAAAACACGCCGAACGCCCCGAGCACCGTGCCCATGTCGTAGAGGTATACATCGATATACCGGCTTTCGCCGGATGCCGGCGCAAGACTCACGAATGCCAGGCCCACGACTTCGTAGGAATGAAACAGTTCCGACCGGCCGTCGATCTTCTCGAACAGAGAGGCCGCATCGTAGCGCTCGATGGGGCCCGCGGCCTGCCAGCCCTCCGGCGCCAATCCTTCGAGATACTGCGCAAGCGCCGCGCCCTGCGGCCACGCGGGAGCTTGCACGGCCGGCGCCGCTCCGGCAACGGATTCGGGCGCGGCCCCTTCCGCCCGGGCCGCGGCGCAACAGGCAAGCGCTGCGGCGGCGACAACGGCCAGAAATGGTCTATTCATGTCACGCCTCTTCAGTCCGCGGCTGCGCTTCCTCTTCGGGAAACGCGATGCGCAGCACTTCGCCGACTTCCTCCACGAGCGTGAAGCTGATGTCGCGCCGCACTTCCTCGTGAACCTCCGGGAAGTCCTTCTCGTTCTCTTTCGGCAGGATGATGTGGCGCACGCCCGCACGGTGCGCCGCGAGCACCTTTTCCTTGATGCCGCCCACGGGCAGCACCCGCCCGCGCAGCGTGATCTCGCCCGTCATGCTGATGCCGACGCGCGGCGCGCGGCCGGTCAGCGCGGAAAGCATCGACACGAGTAGCGCCACGCCCGCCGACGGCCCGTCCTTCGGAATCGCGCCTTCCGGGATGTGGATGTGGATGTCGAGCGTCTTGTGGAAATCCTCGGGCAGGTGCAGCGCGTCCGCGTGCGCGCGCAGGTACGTGTGCGCCGCCTGCGCCGATTCCTTCATTACGTCGCCCAACTGCCCCGTGAGCATCAGGCGGCCCTTCCCCTTCGCGACGCTCGTCTCGATATTCAGGATATCGCCGCCAGCCTCGGTCCAGGCCATGCCGATGGCCACGCCGGTCTGCGGCTTCTTGTCCGCGAACTGCTCCGTATACTTCGGCGGCCCGAGAAACTCGAACACCGCGTCCGCGCCCACGCGTATCGCGGGCTGGTCCGGCTGCGTCACGACCTTGCGCGCCACCTTGCGGCACACGCTCGCAATCTGCCGCTCCAGTTCGCGCACGCCCGCCTCGCGCGTGTACCGCGCGACGACCGTGTCGATGCCTTCCGGCTCGAACGCGATGTGCGCTTCCGTAAGGCCGCACGTCTTCATCTGCTTCGGGACAAGGAAATCTCGCGCGATGGCCGTCTTCTCGTAGCTCGTGTATCCCGGCATGCGCACGATTTCCATGCGGTCGCGCAGCGCATGAGGGATGTCGAATTCCGTGTTCGACGTCGCGACGAAAAACACCTCGGACAAGTCGAACTCCACTTCCAGGTAGTGGTCGCTGAACGCCTTGTTCTGCGCCGGGTCGAGCACCTCGAGCAGCGCGGACGACGGGTCGCCCCGGAAATCCACGTTCATCTTGTCGATCTCGTCGAGCATGAACACCGGGTTCTTCACGCCCACCTTTTTCATGCTCTGGATGATCCGTCCGGGCAGCGCGCCGATGTACGTCCGCCGATGGCCCCGGATTTCCGCCTCGTCGCGGATGCCGCCGAGCGACACGCGCACGAACTTTCGGTTCATAGCGCGCGCAATCGACTGGCCAAGCGAGGTCTTGCCGACTCCGGGCGGCCCCACCAGGCACAGGATCGGCCCGCGCACGTCCTGGCTCAGTTTGCGCACCGCGAGGAACTCGAGAATGCGCTCCTTGACCTTCTCCAGGCCGAAATGGTCCTCGTCAAGTACTTGCTGCGCGCGCACGATGTCGATGCTGTCCTTCGTGCGCTTGCTCCATGGCACCTCAATCAGCCATTCCAGGTAGGTGCGGATGACCACGCCCTCGGGGCTCATCAGCGGCATGCGCGCGTAACGGGCCAGTTCGTGTTCCGCCCTCTCGCGGACCTCCTTCGGCATCCGCGCTTTCTGGATGAGCGCGCGCAAGTCCGCGAATTCGTCCCCGCCTTCCTCGCGTCCGCCCAGTTCCTGATGAATCGCTTTCAACTGCTCCTGCAGGTAATGCTCCCGCTGCCCGCGCTCCATCTGCTCGCGCACGCGCTCGCGCACGTTACGTTCGATTTCAAACAGTTCGTTCTCGCGCATGAGGATGCCCGCGATCCGCTCGAGGCGCTGCCCCGCGTGCGTCGTTTCGAGCAGGCCTTGACGCTCCTCTACGTTGCCCGGCATATACGCGCACAGCATGTCAGCCAGCACGTCCGCCTCGGCGATTTCCTTCAGCGACAGCACGATCTCCGGGGCTACGCGCCCGCTCAACCGCGCGAACTGCTCGAACTGCGTCAACGCCGCGCGCATGAGCCCCGAAATCTCGCTGTCCGCGGGCGCCGCCTTGTCGATTCGGACCACCAGCACCTCGGGCGTCGCGCCGTCAAGGTAGAAGCGGCGCACCCGGCCCCGGCCCAGACCCTCGACCACAACCTTCATCGTGCCGTCGGGCAGCCGCGTGGTCTGCAGGATGTTCGCCGCCGTGCCGACCCGGTGCAGGTGCTCCGGGCCCGGGTGCTCCTCCGCGGACTCCGTCTGCGTCAGGAGGAAGATCGGCATTTCGTCTGCAAGCGACTCTTCGACCGCCGCCAGCGATGCGGGCCGGCCCACGATCAACGGCACGACCATCCGCGGGAATACAACGGCGTCCTTCAACGGCAGCAGCGGCAATCGCGCCGTCTGCCCATGATTTTGCGCTTTCGCTGACATGTTTGCTCGCTCCCGATGGGAAATGCCTGAGAAGAAAGAGAGTATACTGGCCGGAACCGCCCAAAAGGAAGCGCCAAACGGCTGGGGAAGGCTGGAACCAGCAGGCGGCGCGCCTCGCGAAATCCGTCTTGCGTTGTCCGCCCGCACTTCGTATGCTCGGGAACCATGGATGAGAAATGGAAAGAGCCGCGGCGCACCCTGATTATGGGCATCTTGAATGTGACCCCCGATTCGTTCTACGACGGCGGGCGCATCCAGGGTCCCGAACAGGCGTATGACATCGCCGAACGCATGTGCCGGGACGGCGCGGACTGGCTGGACACCGGCGGCGAGTCGTCGCGGCCGGGCGCGGCGCCGGTCGGCCTGGACGAGGAACTGCGGCGGGTGTTGCCGGTAATCGAGGCGCTTCGGGGTCTTCCGGCGCACATCTCGGTGGACACGTGCCGCGCGGAAACGGCGCGCCGCGCGCTGGCGCTGGGCGCGGCCATGGTGAACGACATCAGCGCGCTGCGCGGCGACCCGGAGATGGCGGGAGTCGTAGCCGATGCGGGCTGTTTGTGCGTTTTGATGCACATGCGGGGCAACCCGATGACGATGCAGGACGCGCCGCAGTATAATAACGTCGTGGACGATATCTGCGCGTTCTTCGAGGAGCGGCTCGCAGCCGCGGCGCGCGCGGGCGTGCGCGAGGAACAGGTCTGGCTTGACCCGGGATTCGGCTTCGGCAAGACCGTTGCGCATAACCTTGAACTGTTGCGGCGGCTGCGCGAGTTCAAGCGCTTCGGCAGGCCGGTGCTCATCGGCACGTCGAACAAGTCGGCCATCGGCGCCGTGCTCGACGCGCCGGTCAACGAACGCTTCGAAGGCACGGCGGCGACGGTGGCCGTAGCTATCATGAACGGGGCGGACGCGGTCCGGGTACACGACGTGCGCGCCATGGCGCGCGTCGCGCGCATGACGGACGCGGTGCTCGCGGGAGAATGACAGAAGCATGAGCGACCGGCTATTCGGCACGGACGGCATCCGCGGCCTGGCCAATCAGCATCCCATGACCGCCGAGATGGCGCTGAAAGTGGGGCGCGCGGCAGGACTGATCTTTCTGAAGTCGGAGCGGCAGCACACGATCCTCATCGGCAAGGACACGCGCCGCTCCTGCTACATGATCGAGAACGCGCTCACCGCGGGATTCTGCTCAGTCGGCGTGAACGTGTTGCTCACGGGCCCCCTGCCGACGCCGGGCGTTTCGTACATCATGCGAAGCCTGCGCTGCGACGGCGGAATCATGATCTCCGCGTCGCACAACCCCTACGCCGACAACGGCATCAAAATCTTCGGCAGCGACGGCTACAAAATCCCCGACGCGGCCGAGGACGAAATCCAGCGGCTCATCGCCACGGGCGAGGTGGACGCGTTCCGGCCCGTCGCCGAGAAAATCGGCACCGCGCGCCGCATCGACGACGCCGTCGGCCGTTATATCGAGTTCGTGAAGGCCACGTTCCCGAAGGGCATGCGCCTGGACGGATTGCGCATCGTGGTGGACTGCTCGAACGGGGCCGGGTATAAGGCCGGCCCGGAGACGTTCCGCGAACTCGGCGCCGAGGTCACCGCCATAGGCGACCGGCCCAACGGTCTGAACATCAACCACGGCGTCGGCTCCGTCTTCTCCGAGGAAATGCGCGCCACGGTCATCCGGGAGCGCGCCGACGTGGGCATCGCTTTCGATGGCGACGGAGATCGCATCGCCATGGCCGACGAGCACGGGCGCCTGCTCGACGGCAACGCGATCCTCGCAATCATGGGCGTCGAGCGGCTTGAACAAGACCGCCTGCCCGGGAACACCGTCGTGGCGAATGTCATGGCGAACGCCGGCCTCGAACGCGCACTGGCTCCGCACGGCGGCAAGGTGCTGCACGCAAAGGTCGGCGACCGCTATGTCGTCGAGGCCATGCGCGAACACCGCCTCACCGTCGGCGGCGAACCGTCGGGCCATATTGTATTGCTCGAACACAACACGACGGGCGACGCCACCATCGCCGCGCTCGATGTCCTCGCGGTCATGGTGCGCAAGGACCAGCCGCTGAGCGCCATCGCGAACGTATATCAGGCGCTGCCCGAATGCCACCGGAAAACGCCCGTCGATCCCGCGCACCGGCCCGACGCGGACCGCCTCGAACAGCTTGCGCGCGACGCCGAATCGGAACTCAGCGGACAGGGCCGCGTCGTCATCCGCCCGTCCGGCACGGAGCCGGTGATCCGCGTCATGGTCCAACACGAAAACCTGCGCAAGGCGGAAGCCCTCGCGGGCAAGCTCGTGGAAAAGGTCGCGGGTCTGTAGCGGTTCCCGTTCGCAGTACGTGCTTCAGCCTGTCTTCAAGCCAACCCGAAGATTGAACTACGAAGAGGACGGCGCGTTCCCGGCGCATCCCGGTTAAGGCGTTCCTCGACCGGCCTTATTTGTGTGCGTGCACGGCGAGCAGACGGTTGAGCCTCCTTTCGCATTCGAGCATCGAGCGCACCGTGTGGTAGTTGATCTTCCACGCGTGGGCCATGTAGTCCCAGAGCAGGTTGTTGTCCTCGTCGAAGAGGGGGAACCATTCGCCCACTTCGTGATTGATCATGGTGTCCATCACGAAGCCGTGCACGTTCTCGTAGGCGTCGAGATATTTCTCGTCGCCAAAAATCTCGAAGCCGTCGAGCATGGCGACGAGCGTCTCGGCCTGCTGCCAGAATTCCTTGTTCCGCTCGCGCGCGGGGCCGTCAATCGGCCCTTCGCAATAGACGCCGCCGCGCTCCCAGTCGATCCCGTATTTGTGGCAGTGATCGTAGAGCTTCTGAATGCGCGGCTTGAACGTCTCGAGGTCGAAGCCGCAAATGTCGATGGTGTGCTTGAGCAGCCAGCCGAATTCGACGTTGTGGCCGTAGCTGGTGTTGTCCAGGGGCCGCCCGGAATCCTCCTCGACGTCGCGGTCCGAGCCCCAGACGCTGTCGAAGATGATCGCGCGCACGGGCGTCCAGTCGAGCATGAATTGAGCGACGCCAACGCCGAACTTGGGCTGGATCATGTGCTCGTAGATGAGATTGATGATGTATTCCGTGTCTTCCTTGTAGCCGATGACGCCGGTGGCCTCGTAGAGGTTCGTAAATGCCTCCATGAGGTGCATGTGCACGTCGAGCGATTTGCGGTCGCCGCCGGACCGCCCGCCGGGGCGGCGCTTCCAGTCGCGTTCCATGAATTCGAAGAATCCGCCATGCTCGTTGTCCGAGGCAAGGCGCGTAATGGCTTCATAAGTTTCCTCGGCCATTTCGGCGCCGCGGTGGTCGCCGGAGGCCATGCCGTATTCGCTGAGCGCGTAGATCGCGAACGACTGGCCATACATGATCTTGAGCGTGTTGAGCGGCGTGCCGTCCTGCCGGCAAATCCAGTGCCAGCCCGTGTTTTCCTCGTCCCAGAAATGGTTGATGAGAAAATCGACGCCCTGGCGCGCCATCTCTAGAAACCTGCCGTCGCCCAGCCCCGCGCGGTGGGCGGAAGAGTACGCGTAGATGCAGCGGGCCTGACAGACGAGCGTTTTGTCCGTCTGACCGGTGGGATTGCCGTCGCGGTCGAAATAGGTCAGAAACCCCCCGCATTCCTTGTCCACGCCGTGCGTTGTCCAGAACGGGAGCAATTCATTGTGCAAATGATTCTCGACTTCCATGCGGGCTTCAGTGAGTCTCTTGCGGATGCTCATGGGCGATACCTCCTTCGTTCGCCGCGGCGGCGCACGTTTGGGGCGCGGATCTCCGGCGGCTTCCATGACCAGCGGAACCTTGCATGGCGAAAGCAAGAGCGGCGGAATTCTGCGCTGCAGCCTCGTGCGTACGGCGCGGCTTCATGTACGTTCTCTACTCATTCCCGGCATTCGACGTATCAGCGAACGAGGCCGTGATTCTGCCCCAATACGCCAGGATAATCCAAAGCAGGAAAGGCAGCGTGAGATAGAACTGCGCGATAGCGTGCGGGATATGCGGCGCGGCGGCAATCGCCTCGCGGAAGTAGAGGGCGAGCGTGACAAACAGGATATGCCCGCCGAAGAGGATGGCCGCGCCCAGGACCAGTATGAAGAGCCGCCGGAACAGGCGCAGGCCGGGCGTCGCGAGCACCAGCGCCAGATAGGGGGCCATGTTGGTCACCAGCAGCGCAATGGGAAAACGCAGCATGTGGTCGCCAAGCGCGAAAACCAGCCGCGCGTCAATATTCAAGAGCAGCCACGTGTGCATGGCATTGCCGCGCTCTTTCGCGTCAATGCTCCCGCGGTCGATGTCGCGGATGCCGCGGCGGAAACTCTCCTTGACGGAGCACATCCAGGCCGCGGCCGCGCACGCCGGCGCGGCGGTCGCTTCCGCGGACGCGGTCTCACCGGTTTCCGCGGGCGCGGGCTGCGCGGACGCGTGCAGCGCGGTGACCTCGAACAGTATCCCGCCTTGCTCGATATACGCGGCGTCGATGGGCGTGCCGAGCGCATTTACCAGGATGCCGGCGCTGAGTTGCGCGATAATAAAGGCATAATACGGCAGACAGAACCACCAGACCGCGCTCAGCACTATGGTGAGTTCCAGAAACGTGCGGCAGAATCTCAACACCGTTTTCAGCTTGCCGCGAAGCGGCTTCTTCTTTTCCGGTTGCGGTTCGGTTGCCATCACGCTTTCCTCCGCACCACATATTCAATCCATACGAGCCACACCGCCACGACAAATACGATGTACACCGTCTGCCAGACATATTCGTGCGCGAAGCTGAAGACCCAGCGGTCAGGCGTCACGTCCAGCGCGCCCACCACCGCAAGGCACGACAACCGCAGCACGTTGACCAGATACATAATCGGCAGGCCTGCGACTAGCCCAACGAACCGTTTCCACCACCGGGTCGGAAACGCAATGACCGCCGCCAGAAAGATGGCCATCACTTCGATCGCCCCGCATTCCGGCACCACGATGAAAACAAAATACCGGCCGAGTTCCGCGCTGCGCGGCGACTCCTTGCGCACCGTTTGCAGGCGCGCCTGCAAAGCCGCCGCCTGCTCCTCGAGGACGCTCTCCTCGCGCGAAGGTTCGGTCGATTCCGGGCCGCGATTGTCGCGTATGGACTCAATCTGCTGGTTGATATCCCGGAGCCCGGTCTCCAGTCCCGGCCGGAGCACAAACCAGACGCGCGGACCTGTCGAACGTCCTTCCCGTTGCGATTTTTGCCGGCGAAAGCGGTATTGTTCCCACAGGGAAAGCGGCGCGCCGGATGCCGCCTGGACGGCTTCCGCCGCGGGCTGTGATTCTCCCCTGTCCCATGCCTCAAGCGTGGCGCGGATCTCGGCCGGATTATGCGTGCCAATCTGACGCCCCAAACGAAAGCGGAATACCTCCCACGGGGTCAACGGCGCCTCCGACGCAGCGGCAATATCCGCCTCACTCGGCGCATTCTCGCCCCGGTCCCACGCAGCCAGGCTCGCGCGCGTCCGCGCCGCGGCCGGGCCTGAACGCGTATCCCCCTCCAGCGAGCCCTCGTGTCCGATGTGGTCCAGGGTCCATGCCGTGTGCCGCGCCACCTGGAAAAGGTACCAGTCATTCGCGAGCGTGTCGATAACGTAGCGGTAACCGATCAGAAGCCCAAGCACGATTACCACAAATACCACGAAGAAGGTGACCATCTGCACCCAGGAACGGCCGCCGCGAGGCGCAGGGCCCGGCGTGGGGTTCGCCATAAGCCTGATGCCCTCCATATATCCCGCCAGACAACTCCCTCGGGCGCGCGACCCGTGCGGCTAATCGCAATGCCGCGCGAAAACCCCTCGAAAGACAAAGCATAACAGGGGCTCTCCCGACCGCGCAAATGCACGGCGGCGGAAGCATTTCCGCCATGCGTTGCCCCGAAGATTGGGGCCGGGTCAATCGCGGCATGGTTTGTATCACAAACCAGTTTGTGAAATCAAGCCCGGGCTGGCACCTGCCCCGAAATGCGCGGCCCAGCCCGCAGCGACACGGCACACGCAGGGGCGAGGCATGTCTCGCCCCTGCGTGCGAAACCGGTCACCCGGCCCTAAAAACTGTCCGACGTCTCCAGCTTGGCTTCCTGTTCGAGGGCTTCCCGGCTTGTGATGTACGGGCCGGTCAGCATCTGGTCGTACGCCATGCCGGGACCGACCATGGGATAGACAAAGGCATTCTTGTCCACGACCACCTCAAGGAATGCCGGGCCGGGGTGCGCAACGAACGCATCAAGCGCGCTCCGCAGTTCCTCCTCGCGGTCGATGCGGCGCGCGAACTCGAAGCCGTCCGCCTGAGCCGCCCGCACGAAATCCTTCTTGTGCAGGGTCTTGTCGGTGCCGGAGAAACGGCCTTCGTAATAGAGGGTCTGCCACTGCACCACCATGCCGTCCCCGCAGTTGTTGAGCAACAGAACCTTGACCGGGATGTTATAGTTGGTGCAGGTTTCCAGTTCGCCGAGATTCATGCGCAGGCTGCCGTCACCGTCGACATCGACCACGAGCTTGTCCGGGCAGCCGAATTGCGCGCCGATGGCGGCGGGCAGGCCGAAGCCCATGGTGCCCATGCTGCCCGAGGTCAGGAACGTGCGCGGCTGCTTGAAATCGAAGTGCTGCGCGGCGAACATCTGGTGCTGGCCGACGCCCGTGGCGATGATAGCGTCGCCTTTCGTGATTTCGTTGAGGCACTCGCAGACGCGTTGCGGCTGGATGATGGCCGCATTCCGGTTGAAATCCTGATGGTGGCGCTGTTTCATGGCGCGCGTGTGCGCGGTCCACTTCGAGAAATCGGGCCGGATATCCTTGCCGTACGTGATCAAGTCGCGCAATGCGGTCTTCACGTGGCCAACGTGCGCCCAGTCCGTCTGCTTGACCTTGCCGATTTCCGCCGCGTCGATATCGACCTGCGCGATCTTGGCGTTTGCCGCGAATTTCTTCGGCGCGGCGCACACGCGGTCATCGAAGCGCGCGCCCACGGTGAAAAGGAAATCACAGTCGAGCACGGCGTAGTTGGCATAGGCCATACCATGCATGCCGAGCATGCGCAGGCACAGGTCGCCGGCCGTGTCCATAGCGCCGATGCCCATCAGCGTCGTCACGACGGGCACCTGGAACCGTTCCGCGAATTCCCGCAGTTCGAACGCGGCATTCCCGGCTATCACGCCGCCGCCCGCATAGATCAACGGGCGCTTCGCGGCGCACAAGTACTCAAAAAACTTCGCGCTTTGCGCGTCGGGCACATGCGACCCGTTTATTTGCTCCATGCGGCGCTTATACCCGTGGAACGGCAGCGTGCCCGTGCCCTGATAGACGCCCATGTGGTTCTGCACGTCTTTCGGCACGTCGATCACCACCGGACCCGGCCGTCCGCTGCGCGCAATTTCGAACGCGCTGCGCACGGTGGCTTCCAGTTCCGTCTCGTCCTTCACGAGAAAGACGTGCTTGGCGCACGCGCTCATGATGCTGAACACGGGCGCTTCCTGGAACGCATCCGTGCCAACCGCCGCCCGGGCCACCTGGCCGCAGATCAGGACCATGGGCACGGAATCCGCCATGCAGTCGCGCACGGGCGTCACGCTGTTCGTTGCCGCCGGACCCGACGTGACAACCGAGACCCCGACCTTGCCCGTGGCGCGGGAGTAGCCCGCCGCCATGAACCCGGC contains these protein-coding regions:
- a CDS encoding cation transporter; this translates as MSVPAPSARIVRRVTLWGLLVNLLLSATKFVTGIMSDSQALVADAFHSLSDSVTDIVVIVGAPFWSAPADSDHPYGHGRIETMVTVVIGVMLGIVGLALAYNALATLAVEDTTNPGWLAFVVACLSIVVKEWLYRWTARVGRRIKSSAMIANAWHHRSDAFSSIPVAVAVLGAQIRPSWTFLDHVAALLVALMIMQATWRIIAPALQQLSEAGVSEIENKVLDGLARDTAGVRSVHGIRTRRLGPGLFVDLHVLVDPGLTVHEGHEIARAVKQRLLHEGEDVVDVLVHIEPFEEEAETRRA
- the lon gene encoding endopeptidase La, which produces MSAKAQNHGQTARLPLLPLKDAVVFPRMVVPLIVGRPASLAAVEESLADEMPIFLLTQTESAEEHPGPEHLHRVGTAANILQTTRLPDGTMKVVVEGLGRGRVRRFYLDGATPEVLVVRIDKAAPADSEISGLMRAALTQFEQFARLSGRVAPEIVLSLKEIAEADVLADMLCAYMPGNVEERQGLLETTHAGQRLERIAGILMRENELFEIERNVRERVREQMERGQREHYLQEQLKAIHQELGGREEGGDEFADLRALIQKARMPKEVRERAEHELARYARMPLMSPEGVVIRTYLEWLIEVPWSKRTKDSIDIVRAQQVLDEDHFGLEKVKERILEFLAVRKLSQDVRGPILCLVGPPGVGKTSLGQSIARAMNRKFVRVSLGGIRDEAEIRGHRRTYIGALPGRIIQSMKKVGVKNPVFMLDEIDKMNVDFRGDPSSALLEVLDPAQNKAFSDHYLEVEFDLSEVFFVATSNTEFDIPHALRDRMEIVRMPGYTSYEKTAIARDFLVPKQMKTCGLTEAHIAFEPEGIDTVVARYTREAGVRELERQIASVCRKVARKVVTQPDQPAIRVGADAVFEFLGPPKYTEQFADKKPQTGVAIGMAWTEAGGDILNIETSVAKGKGRLMLTGQLGDVMKESAQAAHTYLRAHADALHLPEDFHKTLDIHIHIPEGAIPKDGPSAGVALLVSMLSALTGRAPRVGISMTGEITLRGRVLPVGGIKEKVLAAHRAGVRHIILPKENEKDFPEVHEEVRRDISFTLVEEVGEVLRIAFPEEEAQPRTEEA
- the folP gene encoding dihydropteroate synthase gives rise to the protein MDEKWKEPRRTLIMGILNVTPDSFYDGGRIQGPEQAYDIAERMCRDGADWLDTGGESSRPGAAPVGLDEELRRVLPVIEALRGLPAHISVDTCRAETARRALALGAAMVNDISALRGDPEMAGVVADAGCLCVLMHMRGNPMTMQDAPQYNNVVDDICAFFEERLAAAARAGVREEQVWLDPGFGFGKTVAHNLELLRRLREFKRFGRPVLIGTSNKSAIGAVLDAPVNERFEGTAATVAVAIMNGADAVRVHDVRAMARVARMTDAVLAGE
- the glmM gene encoding phosphoglucosamine mutase, which gives rise to MSDRLFGTDGIRGLANQHPMTAEMALKVGRAAGLIFLKSERQHTILIGKDTRRSCYMIENALTAGFCSVGVNVLLTGPLPTPGVSYIMRSLRCDGGIMISASHNPYADNGIKIFGSDGYKIPDAAEDEIQRLIATGEVDAFRPVAEKIGTARRIDDAVGRYIEFVKATFPKGMRLDGLRIVVDCSNGAGYKAGPETFRELGAEVTAIGDRPNGLNINHGVGSVFSEEMRATVIRERADVGIAFDGDGDRIAMADEHGRLLDGNAILAIMGVERLEQDRLPGNTVVANVMANAGLERALAPHGGKVLHAKVGDRYVVEAMREHRLTVGGEPSGHIVLLEHNTTGDATIAALDVLAVMVRKDQPLSAIANVYQALPECHRKTPVDPAHRPDADRLEQLARDAESELSGQGRVVIRPSGTEPVIRVMVQHENLRKAEALAGKLVEKVAGL
- a CDS encoding AGE family epimerase/isomerase, which translates into the protein MSIRKRLTEARMEVENHLHNELLPFWTTHGVDKECGGFLTYFDRDGNPTGQTDKTLVCQARCIYAYSSAHRAGLGDGRFLEMARQGVDFLINHFWDEENTGWHWICRQDGTPLNTLKIMYGQSFAIYALSEYGMASGDHRGAEMAEETYEAITRLASDNEHGGFFEFMERDWKRRPGGRSGGDRKSLDVHMHLMEAFTNLYEATGVIGYKEDTEYIINLIYEHMIQPKFGVGVAQFMLDWTPVRAIIFDSVWGSDRDVEEDSGRPLDNTSYGHNVEFGWLLKHTIDICGFDLETFKPRIQKLYDHCHKYGIDWERGGVYCEGPIDGPARERNKEFWQQAETLVAMLDGFEIFGDEKYLDAYENVHGFVMDTMINHEVGEWFPLFDEDNNLLWDYMAHAWKINYHTVRSMLECERRLNRLLAVHAHK
- a CDS encoding archaeosortase/exosortase family protein gives rise to the protein MANPTPGPAPRGGRSWVQMVTFFVVFVVIVLGLLIGYRYVIDTLANDWYLFQVARHTAWTLDHIGHEGSLEGDTRSGPAAARTRASLAAWDRGENAPSEADIAAASEAPLTPWEVFRFRLGRQIGTHNPAEIRATLEAWDRGESQPAAEAVQAASGAPLSLWEQYRFRRQKSQREGRSTGPRVWFVLRPGLETGLRDINQQIESIRDNRGPESTEPSREESVLEEQAAALQARLQTVRKESPRSAELGRYFVFIVVPECGAIEVMAIFLAAVIAFPTRWWKRFVGLVAGLPIMYLVNVLRLSCLAVVGALDVTPDRWVFSFAHEYVWQTVYIVFVVAVWLVWIEYVVRRKA
- the ilvB gene encoding biosynthetic-type acetolactate synthase large subunit, translating into MSGADMMIHVLAEHGVDTIFGYSGGAILPTYDAIFRYNRDHPDTSINLVVPANEQGAGFMAAGYSRATGKVGVSVVTSGPAATNSVTPVRDCMADSVPMVLICGQVARAAVGTDAFQEAPVFSIMSACAKHVFLVKDETELEATVRSAFEIARSGRPGPVVIDVPKDVQNHMGVYQGTGTLPFHGYKRRMEQINGSHVPDAQSAKFFEYLCAAKRPLIYAGGGVIAGNAAFELREFAERFQVPVVTTLMGIGAMDTAGDLCLRMLGMHGMAYANYAVLDCDFLFTVGARFDDRVCAAPKKFAANAKIAQVDIDAAEIGKVKQTDWAHVGHVKTALRDLITYGKDIRPDFSKWTAHTRAMKQRHHQDFNRNAAIIQPQRVCECLNEITKGDAIIATGVGQHQMFAAQHFDFKQPRTFLTSGSMGTMGFGLPAAIGAQFGCPDKLVVDVDGDGSLRMNLGELETCTNYNIPVKVLLLNNCGDGMVVQWQTLYYEGRFSGTDKTLHKKDFVRAAQADGFEFARRIDREEELRSALDAFVAHPGPAFLEVVVDKNAFVYPMVGPGMAYDQMLTGPYITSREALEQEAKLETSDSF